A genomic window from Blattabacterium cuenoti includes:
- the prfA gene encoding peptide chain release factor 1, giving the protein MKKTSLINKFEILEKEFHKISKYILQKDVLSNSKKYKFFLKKYKKLNKIVKIYDIYKKKLISLKEANTILKIDYDPEMKEMAFLEKNKILEDLSLIERKFYNLYLNDINKNNDRNAILELRSGTGGDEACLFVEDILRMYIMYFKEMNWKYEIIHIQKGGVKGYKEIILNVIGNNKIGVYGNLKFESGVHRVQRIPKTESQGRVHTSAITVAVLPEIQDIEMNINSSDIKKDTFRSSGSGGQHVNKTESAVRLTHIPSKITVECQEERSQHKNFEKAMNVLRSRIYQKQMEKKFQEQSIKRKSLVSTGDRSVKIRTYNYPKGRVTDHRIHKSIYDLVGFMNGNIQKMINYLKLSEIENK; this is encoded by the coding sequence ATGAAAAAAACTTCATTAATTAACAAATTTGAAATTTTAGAGAAAGAATTTCATAAAATTTCAAAATATATTCTTCAAAAAGATGTTCTATCTAATTCAAAAAAATATAAATTTTTTTTAAAAAAATATAAAAAATTAAATAAAATAGTAAAGATATATGATATATATAAAAAAAAATTAATTTCTTTAAAAGAAGCTAATACTATTTTAAAAATAGATTATGATCCTGAAATGAAAGAAATGGCTTTTTTAGAAAAAAATAAAATTTTAGAAGATTTATCTTTAATTGAAAGAAAATTTTATAATCTTTATTTAAATGACATAAATAAAAATAATGATAGAAATGCTATTTTAGAATTACGTTCTGGAACCGGTGGAGATGAAGCTTGTCTTTTTGTAGAAGATATATTGCGAATGTATATCATGTATTTCAAAGAGATGAATTGGAAATACGAAATTATACATATTCAAAAAGGAGGTGTTAAAGGGTATAAAGAAATCATTTTAAATGTTATTGGAAATAACAAAATAGGAGTTTATGGAAATTTAAAATTTGAATCTGGAGTTCATAGGGTCCAAAGAATACCAAAAACAGAATCTCAAGGAAGAGTACATACTTCTGCTATAACTGTGGCTGTTCTTCCAGAAATTCAAGATATAGAAATGAATATTAATTCATCCGATATTAAAAAAGATACATTTAGATCTAGCGGATCTGGAGGACAACATGTAAATAAAACAGAATCTGCTGTTAGATTAACCCATATTCCAAGTAAAATTACTGTAGAATGTCAAGAAGAACGTTCTCAACATAAAAATTTTGAAAAAGCGATGAACGTTTTACGATCTCGTATTTATCAAAAGCAAATGGAAAAAAAATTTCAAGAACAATCTATAAAAAGAAAATCTTTAGTCTCTACAGGAGATCGTTCCGTAAAAATACGTACCTATAATTATCCTAAAGGGAGAGTCACAGATCATAGAATTCATAAATCTATTTATGATCTTGTTGGTTTTATGAATGGAAATATTCAAAAAATGATTAATTATTTAAAATTATCGGAAATAGAAAATAAATAA
- a CDS encoding DNA recombination protein RmuC: protein MIFFYFCGIVVSSMIFFIFFLKNKFKDQKNEYYKIFQYDRKEFNNVLKEFKEELILSIKEFKNSINDKIYFYIDNQSNKLNFFHKEQEKLVKSTEKKLEEIRENVNEKLQKSLNIHLGKSFEIIGNQLHFLQEGLGDMKNLAKNVNALKRTLNHVKICGSFSEMQLSMLLQQILSPEQYACNVITKSSTNYVVEFAIKLPGLEDGNIIWLPIDVKFPKETYEKIQEAYNIGEKKQIIIAKKNMESVLKRMSKDIQYKYIDPPHTTDFAIIFLPFEGIYAEIVKNSSLLEELQRKYKIIITGPSTLAAMLNSLQIGFRTLAIQKRSSEVWKILEIVKQEFTHFGILLHKAQDKLQAASKDIDKVMGVRKNVIEKKLKDIENY from the coding sequence ATGATATTTTTTTATTTTTGTGGAATTGTAGTAAGTTCTATGATTTTTTTTATATTTTTTTTAAAAAATAAATTCAAAGATCAAAAAAATGAATATTATAAAATATTTCAATATGATAGAAAAGAATTTAATAATGTTTTAAAAGAGTTTAAAGAAGAACTGATATTATCTATAAAAGAATTTAAAAATTCTATTAATGATAAAATTTATTTTTATATTGATAATCAATCAAATAAATTAAATTTTTTTCATAAAGAACAAGAAAAACTTGTAAAAAGTACAGAAAAAAAATTAGAAGAAATAAGAGAAAATGTTAATGAAAAACTTCAAAAATCTTTAAATATCCATTTAGGTAAATCTTTTGAAATTATTGGGAATCAATTACATTTTTTACAAGAAGGATTAGGAGATATGAAAAATTTGGCAAAAAATGTGAATGCTTTAAAAAGAACATTAAATCATGTAAAAATATGTGGAAGTTTTAGTGAAATGCAATTATCAATGTTATTACAACAAATTTTATCTCCAGAACAATATGCTTGTAATGTTATAACTAAATCTAGTACAAATTATGTAGTAGAATTTGCTATTAAACTTCCAGGACTTGAAGATGGAAATATTATATGGTTACCAATTGATGTAAAATTTCCAAAAGAAACTTATGAAAAAATACAAGAAGCTTATAATATTGGAGAAAAAAAACAAATAATAATAGCTAAAAAAAACATGGAATCTGTTTTAAAAAGAATGTCTAAAGATATTCAATATAAATATATAGATCCTCCACATACTACTGATTTTGCCATTATTTTTTTACCTTTTGAAGGAATATACGCAGAGATTGTAAAAAATTCAAGTTTATTAGAAGAATTACAAAGAAAATATAAAATTATTATTACCGGTCCATCTACATTAGCTGCTATGTTAAATAGTTTACAGATAGGGTTTCGTACTTTAGCTATTCAAAAAAGAAGTTCTGAAGTTTGGAAAATTTTAGAAATTGTGAAACAAGAATTTACTCATTTTGGAATATTACTTCATAAAGCACAAGATAAATTACAGGCAGCTTCTAAAGATATAGACAAAGTAATGGGGGTACGTAAAAATGTTATTGAAAAAAAATTAAAAGATATAGAAAACTATTAA
- the rpmG gene encoding 50S ribosomal protein L33 encodes MGKKGNRIQVILECIEQKKSGISGSSRYITTKNKKNTPNRIKLKKYNPILKKYTIHKEIK; translated from the coding sequence ATGGGAAAAAAAGGAAATAGAATACAAGTAATATTAGAATGTATTGAACAAAAAAAAAGTGGAATTTCTGGATCCTCTAGATATATTACTACAAAAAATAAAAAAAACACTCCAAATAGAATAAAATTAAAAAAATATAATCCTATATTAAAAAAATATACAATTCATAAAGAAATTAAATAA
- a CDS encoding DUF4295 family protein, protein MSKKIVKNKKKENLKKIILAIRTVKSKKSGSYTFEKKFLPYNEVKNFFQKNDIY, encoded by the coding sequence ATGTCTAAAAAAATTGTTAAAAATAAAAAAAAAGAAAATTTAAAAAAAATTATTTTAGCTATTCGAACAGTTAAATCTAAAAAATCTGGTTCTTATACTTTTGAAAAAAAATTTTTACCATATAATGAAGTAAAAAATTTTTTCCAAAAAAATGATATTTATTAA
- the rho gene encoding transcription termination factor Rho, with product MFDITELKSKKLFELQEIARSSGLKKCTQLRKNELLEKIISIFNKKKIPPLSSSKIENSSLKKIFKERKNSESKNRYLENIHGKKKLTSKEYLKSSYNKKKNKEESVKYQKKYFQNWKKNDRSENIISSIPKIGVSKKNSNKYRTPEYEFEGIIISEGVLEIMQENYGFLRSSDFNYLSSPDDIYVSQSQIRLFCMKTGDTLRGEVRPPKDGEKYFPLIKIIEINGRPPNFVRERNSFEHLTPLFPNEKFKLAEKNATLSTRIVDLFTPIGKGQRGMIVAPPKTGKTTLLKEIANAIAANHPEVYLIILLIDERPEEVTDMQRNVKGEVIASTFDEPADRHVKVANIVLQKAKRMVECSHDVVILLDSITRLARAYNTVAPASGKVLSGGVDANALHRPKRFFGAARNIENGGSLSIIATAMIDTGSKMDEVIFEEFKGTGNKELQLDRKIANKRIYPAIDLVSSSTRKDDLLLDTHTVQRMWILRKHLSDMNPVEAMEFLRSRIARTKNNKEFLISMNG from the coding sequence ATGTTTGATATTACTGAATTAAAAAGTAAAAAACTTTTTGAATTACAGGAGATTGCTCGTTCTTCAGGATTAAAAAAATGTACACAACTACGAAAAAACGAGCTCCTAGAAAAAATTATTTCCATTTTTAACAAAAAAAAAATACCTCCATTATCTTCTTCAAAGATAGAAAATTCTTCTTTAAAAAAAATATTTAAAGAACGTAAAAATTCTGAATCTAAAAATAGATATTTAGAAAATATTCATGGAAAAAAAAAATTAACTTCTAAAGAATATTTAAAATCGTCTTATAATAAAAAAAAAAATAAAGAAGAATCTGTAAAATATCAGAAAAAATATTTTCAAAATTGGAAAAAAAATGACAGATCAGAAAATATAATATCTTCTATCCCAAAAATTGGTGTATCTAAAAAAAATTCTAATAAATATAGAACACCTGAATATGAATTTGAAGGAATTATAATTAGTGAAGGAGTATTAGAAATTATGCAAGAAAATTATGGTTTTTTAAGATCTTCTGATTTTAATTATTTATCATCTCCTGATGATATTTATGTTTCTCAATCTCAAATTAGACTGTTTTGTATGAAAACAGGAGATACTCTAAGAGGAGAAGTTCGTCCTCCTAAGGATGGAGAAAAATATTTTCCTTTAATTAAAATTATTGAAATTAATGGAAGACCTCCTAATTTTGTAAGAGAAAGAAATTCTTTTGAACATCTGACTCCACTTTTTCCAAATGAAAAATTTAAATTAGCTGAAAAAAATGCAACTCTTTCTACTAGAATAGTAGACCTATTTACTCCTATAGGAAAAGGACAACGAGGAATGATTGTCGCTCCTCCAAAAACAGGTAAAACTACTTTATTAAAAGAAATAGCTAATGCTATTGCCGCTAATCATCCAGAAGTATATTTAATTATATTATTAATTGATGAACGTCCAGAAGAAGTCACAGATATGCAAAGAAATGTAAAAGGAGAAGTAATTGCTTCTACTTTTGATGAACCAGCAGATAGACATGTTAAAGTTGCAAATATTGTATTACAGAAAGCAAAAAGAATGGTAGAATGTTCTCATGATGTAGTAATTTTATTAGATTCTATAACACGTTTAGCACGTGCATATAATACTGTAGCTCCTGCATCTGGAAAAGTTTTATCTGGTGGTGTAGATGCTAATGCGTTACATAGACCAAAAAGATTTTTTGGTGCAGCTAGAAATATAGAAAATGGAGGATCTTTATCCATTATAGCTACAGCAATGATTGATACAGGATCTAAAATGGATGAAGTTATTTTTGAAGAATTTAAAGGAACAGGAAATAAAGAACTTCAATTAGATAGAAAAATTGCTAATAAAAGAATTTATCCAGCTATTGATTTAGTTTCTTCTAGTACTAGAAAAGATGATTTGTTATTAGATACTCATACAGTACAAAGAATGTGGATTTTACGTAAACATCTTTCTGATATGAATCCTGTAGAAGCTATGGAATTTTTAAGATCACGTATAGCTAGAACTAAAAATAATAAAGAATTTTTAATATCTATGAATGGATAA
- a CDS encoding YebC/PmpR family DNA-binding transcriptional regulator, with translation MSGHSKWTNIQHRKSHKDFIKSKKFSKIIKEISIAAKESGGNKTFFRLKNAIFNAKAINIPKHTIEKAIKNALPKKTNNYQNFNLEGQIHGISLIIECNTDNSIKTTYNNIKSFFNKKGGRLCNNGELIHLFDRIGFFSIKKKNINGSLENFELMVIDFGAQDFIKNNNMIYIYTKFKFFGSMKNYLKKLKIIHISTIKHIAKHTKIILKEKEKKILNFIEELKIKNKNINNIYSNLIKNKK, from the coding sequence ATGTCAGGACATAGCAAATGGACTAATATACAACATAGAAAATCTCATAAAGATTTTATAAAATCTAAAAAATTTTCTAAAATAATTAAAGAAATATCCATTGCAGCTAAAGAATCAGGGGGAAATAAAACTTTTTTTCGTTTAAAAAATGCAATTTTCAATGCTAAAGCTATTAATATTCCTAAACATACTATAGAAAAAGCAATAAAAAATGCTTTACCAAAAAAAACTAATAATTATCAAAATTTTAACTTAGAAGGACAAATTCATGGAATTAGTTTAATTATAGAATGTAATACCGACAACAGTATAAAAACGACTTATAATAATATAAAATCTTTTTTTAATAAAAAAGGAGGTAGATTATGTAATAATGGAGAATTAATTCATTTATTTGATCGTATAGGTTTTTTTTCTATAAAAAAAAAAAATATTAATGGGTCACTAGAAAATTTTGAACTTATGGTAATTGATTTTGGAGCACAAGATTTTATAAAAAATAACAATATGATTTATATATATACTAAGTTTAAATTTTTTGGGTCTATGAAAAATTATCTAAAAAAATTAAAAATTATTCATATATCTACAATTAAACATATTGCTAAACATACAAAAATTATTTTAAAAGAAAAAGAAAAAAAAATATTAAATTTTATTGAAGAATTAAAAATAAAAAATAAAAATATAAATAATATTTATTCTAATTTAATTAAAAATAAAAAGTAA
- a CDS encoding DUF4293 family protein: MLNPIFYRIQSFYLFISIVLSNISLYLYLQKKNPFFLKKILLIFLIICLFLSICSFLSFKKRKLQIFLNSFNILLNSIIFILKIIFFSYYPSFFLIKMNFFILLSILFLYLSNKSIKKDLELIYSMNRI; the protein is encoded by the coding sequence ATGTTAAATCCTATATTTTATCGAATACAATCTTTTTATTTATTTATATCTATAGTATTATCTAATATTTCTTTATATTTATATTTACAAAAAAAAAATCCATTTTTTTTAAAAAAAATACTGTTAATTTTTTTAATTATATGTTTATTTTTATCTATTTGTAGTTTTCTTTCTTTTAAAAAAAGAAAACTACAAATATTTTTAAATTCTTTTAATATACTTTTAAATAGTATAATTTTTATACTAAAAATTATTTTTTTTTCATATTATCCATCATTTTTTTTAATAAAAATGAACTTTTTTATTTTATTATCTATATTGTTTTTATATCTTTCAAATAAATCTATAAAAAAAGATTTAGAATTAATTTATTCTATGAATAGAATATAA
- the rpmB gene encoding 50S ribosomal protein L28: protein MSKVCELTGKKAMIGNKVSHANNKNKRFFKINLCKKRFFLIKEKKWIKLKICTYAIKIINKIGIEKALKRFNYNYKK, encoded by the coding sequence ATGTCAAAAGTTTGTGAATTAACAGGAAAAAAAGCAATGATAGGAAATAAAGTTTCTCATGCAAATAATAAAAATAAACGTTTTTTTAAAATAAATTTATGTAAAAAACGTTTTTTTTTAATAAAAGAAAAAAAATGGATAAAATTAAAAATTTGTACTTATGCTATAAAAATTATTAATAAAATTGGAATTGAAAAAGCATTAAAACGTTTTAATTATAATTATAAAAAATAA
- the accC gene encoding acetyl-CoA carboxylase biotin carboxylase subunit: MFKKILIANRGEIALRIIRTAKEMGIKTVAVYSTADKHSLHVYFADEAVCIGPPSPYKSYLNIPNLISAAEITNADAIHPGYGFLSENAYFSSMCQKHGIKFIGPLPNHIIQMGNKIAAKKNMKKAGILCLPGYDCFFDASYKEIEKIVEKIGYPIIIKSISGGGGKGIRSVLDKKKLQSSWVEAKKEALSCFGKTNMYIEKLIINPRHIEIQIISDQYGKTCHLSERDCSIQRRNQKLVEEAPSPFLTTYLRKKIGNNAIKAAEFIHYEGVGTIEFLVDKNHNFYFMEMNTRIQVEHPITEEITGLDLIQEQIFIANGKKLSNKNFYPKMYSIECRINAEEPFKNFRPVPGKITQMHLPGGKGVRVDTHVYAGYIVPHYYDSMIAKIITTAKSRKETIEKMLRSLEEFIIEGIPTTIPFHRKIMKNNDFLKGNYHTNFIDTLL, translated from the coding sequence ATGTTTAAAAAAATATTAATTGCTAATAGAGGTGAAATTGCTTTACGAATTATACGTACTGCTAAAGAAATGGGAATAAAAACAGTCGCTGTATATTCTACAGCAGATAAACATAGTCTTCATGTTTATTTTGCTGATGAAGCTGTATGTATTGGGCCTCCTTCTCCATATAAATCTTATTTAAATATTCCTAATTTAATATCTGCGGCAGAAATAACTAATGCAGATGCGATTCATCCTGGATATGGGTTTTTATCTGAAAATGCATATTTTTCATCTATGTGTCAAAAACATGGAATTAAATTTATTGGTCCATTACCTAATCATATTATTCAAATGGGAAATAAAATTGCAGCTAAAAAAAACATGAAAAAAGCTGGAATTTTATGTTTACCTGGATATGATTGTTTTTTTGATGCTTCTTATAAAGAAATAGAAAAAATTGTAGAAAAAATAGGATATCCAATTATAATTAAATCGATTTCTGGAGGAGGAGGAAAAGGAATTAGATCTGTTTTAGATAAAAAAAAATTACAATCTTCTTGGGTAGAAGCTAAAAAAGAGGCTTTATCTTGTTTTGGTAAAACTAATATGTATATAGAAAAATTAATTATCAATCCAAGACATATAGAAATACAAATTATTAGTGATCAGTATGGAAAAACTTGTCATTTATCTGAAAGAGATTGTTCTATTCAACGTAGAAATCAAAAATTAGTAGAAGAAGCTCCTTCTCCATTTTTAACTACATATTTAAGAAAAAAAATTGGTAATAATGCAATTAAAGCGGCTGAATTTATTCATTATGAAGGAGTGGGTACTATAGAATTTTTAGTAGATAAAAATCATAATTTTTATTTTATGGAAATGAATACTAGAATACAAGTAGAACATCCTATTACAGAAGAAATAACTGGGTTAGATCTTATACAAGAACAAATTTTTATAGCTAATGGAAAAAAACTTTCTAATAAAAATTTTTATCCAAAAATGTATTCTATAGAATGTAGAATTAATGCAGAAGAGCCTTTTAAAAATTTTCGTCCAGTTCCTGGAAAAATTACTCAAATGCATTTACCAGGAGGAAAAGGAGTACGAGTAGATACTCATGTTTATGCTGGATATATAGTTCCACATTATTATGATTCTATGATTGCTAAAATTATTACTACCGCAAAAAGTAGAAAAGAAACTATTGAAAAAATGTTAAGATCATTAGAAGAGTTTATTATAGAAGGAATTCCTACGACAATCCCTTTTCATAGAAAAATTATGAAAAATAATGATTTTTTAAAAGGAAATTATCATACAAATTTTATAGATACACTTTTATAG